In Plasmodium knowlesi strain H genome assembly, chromosome: 8, the DNA window TTGATTATTTAACATTAGCAGCTTTGGTTGACAACcaaattttttgtgtgcatgGGGGATTGTCTCCTGAGATAAAGTTAATTGACCAGTTACGGTTAATTAATCGTGTGCAAGAAATTCCACACGAAGGTGCTTTTGGTGATATTATGTGGTCAGATCCTGATGAAGTGGAAGACTGGGTTGCCAATCCTAGAGGTGCAGGTTGGCTCTTTGGTCCCAAGGTTACCAAAAAGTTTAATTACATTAACAATTTGGAGCTAATTGCTAGGGCACACCAGCTAGCTATGGAGGGCTATCGGTACATGTTTGATGATTCCACCATCGTCACCGTGTGGTCTGCTCCCAACTACTGTTACCGCTGCGGAAATGTCGCCGCTATCATGCGCATAGACGAAAATATGAACCGACAGATGCTCATATTTAAGGACACGCCTGACTCCCGCAATTCAATCAAGAACAAGGCCACCATTCCGTACTTCTTATAGCGGTGCGAAAGCTCACCGCcgtgagaaaaaaacaccaaCATGTGACACACCGTTCGGGTGCGGCCGCCTTGACAAGGTGCCGATGGGCCCCTCTAGTTTGTTttgacacacacacacgcatagATTTCACTATCccctaattttttctccccgcATTTTTgcgcttccatttttttttttttttttttttgccattttttgaatGAGCATATTTCCAcaccaggaaaaaaaaaaaaacggctcCATTTATAGCGGCCGGTTTAGCGGCCCATTTGGATGCCTATTTATATGCCCACTTATATGTGCTACTTATTTGCCACTTATCTGCCTGCTCGTCTACGTACTCACACTTGCGCGcactccccccctccccccccacacaccattcttaaaattttacagtttgatttttaaataaaagcaACTTGCTActtctttttaattctttgaTACTTATATACGCCTTACCTTACCAGGGCGACACCTCCCCGtggagttctttttttttgggggcgGGGGAAAGCCCCCCCCAGTTTGAGTAGGctaaaaaaagtggaggagAGTTATATCCTATATGTTATGCAAGCAATTTAAGTGCCCGGCGATAGTTACCCTCAAATTTGCCATATTCGCAGGAACTCGTTTATATGCCCTTCCCCCCAGGTGGCAGGCACATTTCTCCAAGGCAAGACAAtgccccccccaaaaaaaaatattaaaaaaaaaaatattaaaaaaaaaaatattaaaaaaaatatataaaaaaaaaatatattaaaaaaaaatatatatttttaaaaaaaatacacagcGTAACGGTCACGATCtttggaggagaaaaaaacaaaaagttgcaaaatcGGCCCGTTGTCCCTATTCGTGAAGCTACTGGTGTGGCCTCTCAAA includes these proteins:
- a CDS encoding serine/threonine protein phosphatase 6, putative; this encodes MTRGEEKKWIEQLRMNPPKLLDENDLRLVCQRVKEILVEENNVQAITPPVIICGDIHGQFFDLLELFDVGGDIMNNDYIFLGDYVDRGYNSVETFEYLLLLKLLFPKNITLLRGNHESRQITTVYGFYDECFKKYGNANAWKYCTDIFDYLTLAALVDNQIFCVHGGLSPEIKLIDQLRLINRVQEIPHEGAFGDIMWSDPDEVEDWVANPRGAGWLFGPKVTKKFNYINNLELIARAHQLAMEGYRYMFDDSTIVTVWSAPNYCYRCGNVAAIMRIDENMNRQMLIFKDTPDSRNSIKNKATIPYFL